The DNA window CCCTGGCCCTGGCCGCCGGTCGCCGCATCGTCGGCAAGCGCAAATGCGCGGTGGTGTCCGGCGGCAACGTCGACGCCGGGGTGCTGGCGCAGCTGCTGTCGGACGTGCGGCCGCGGCCGCCGCGGCGCCCGCGCCGGCGCAACCGCGAAGCGCTCGGTCGCGAAGCGGCCACCGTCGAGGCGGACATTTACAAGCTCGCCAATCTCGATCCCGCGATGCGACTTAGTCGGGGCCGCCGCGGCCCCGACTCCCGCCCCAGCGACGATGCCACGACTTCCAACCCGCGTTACGCCGTATTAGAGGATTGATTCCCATGAACGACACGTCCGGACCGGTAGTACCGACCGACCCGCCGCAACAACAGGTCACGATTTTCGACACCAGCCTGCGCGACGGCGAGCAGTCGCCGGGCTGCAGCATGACCGCCAGCCAGAAGCTGCGCTTCGCCCATGCCTTGTCCGAACTCGGCGTCGACGTGATCGAGGCCGGCTTTCCCGCCAGTTCCGAGGCCGACCTGGAAGGCACCCGGGCGATCGTGCGCGAAGTGCGCGGCTCGACCCTGGCGACCCTGGCCCGCTGCCACCCCGGCGACATCGAAGCCTGCGCGCGCGCCCTGGAAGGCGCGGCCAAGCCGCGTATCCACGTGTTCATCTCCACCAGCCCGCTGCACCGCCAGCACAAGCTCAACCTGGACAAGCAGCAGGTGACCGAGCGCGCGATCGCCGCGATCGAGCAGGCGCGCCGCTACGTCGACGACGTCGAGTTCTCCTGCGAGGACGCGCTGCGCACCGAGCACGATTATCTGGTCGAGATCTGCAGCGCCGCGGTCGCCGCCGGCGCGCGCACGCTGAATATTCCCGACACCGTCGGCTACACCACCCCGAGCGAGATCCGCGCCCTGTTCGAACACCTGCGTGGCAACGTGCGCGACGCCGACAAGGCGGTGTTCAGCGCCCACTGCCACAACGACCTGGGCCTGGCCGTGGCCAACAGCCTGGCCGCGATCGAAGGCGGCGCGCGCCAGGTCGAATGCACCATCAACGGCATCGGCGAACGCGCCGGCAACTGCGCGCTGGAAGAGCTGGTGATGGCGCTGCGGGTGCGCAACGCCTACTACAACGTCGGCACCCGCATCGACAGCCGCCGGCTGGTGCCGACCTCGCGCCTGCTGTCGCGCATCACCGGCATGGTGGTCCAGCGCAACAAGGCCATCGTCGGCCAGAACGCGTTCGCGCACGAATCGGGCATCCACCAGCACGGCATGCTCAAGCACCGCGGCACCTACGAGATCATGCACCCGGAGACCGTGGGCTGGGCGCAGTCGCAGATGGTCATGGGCCGCCACAGCGGCCGCGCCGCGCTGAGCGACCGCCTGCAGGCCTTGGGCTTCAGCCTGGACGAGGCGCGTTTGAACGCGGTGTTCGCCAGCTTCAAGGCGTTGGCCGAGAAGAAGCGCGAAGTGTTCGACGCCGACCTGGAGGCGCTGGTGCTCGGCGCCGACGCCAAGGCCGCGCGCGGCTACCGGCTGGTGCGCGCCCACGTCAGCACCGGCGTCGCCGACGGCAGCTTGCCGACCGCGAGCGTGCAGTTGGTCGAGCCCGACGGCGCCACGATCAGCGAAGCCGCGGTCGGCGACGGACCGGTGCACGCGCTGTTCGCCGCCCTGGCCCGCGCTACCGGCATCGCCCTGCGCATCGACAGCTACAACGTCTCCAGCGTGACCACCGGCGACGATGCCCAGGGGCAGGCCAGCGTGACCGCGCGCGTGGACGGGATCGAGCTGACCGGCTCCGGGACCAGCACCGACATCATCGAGGCCAGTGCGCTGGCCTGGCTGGAGTTGGCCAACCGCTTGCTGCGCACCCGTCAGCAAGCCGAGTCGCAGCCGCACAAGGTCGCCGCCACCGCCTGACCTGAGCCCTTCTCCCGCAACCGGGAGAAGGGACACCGAAGATCGAACCATTCAAGCCGAAAGCCATAGTCGCCCCCATCATGACTTCAGCCACCCAGCCCAGCACCCTGTTCGACAAACTGTGGGACGCCCACCTGGTCGCGCCCGAAAGCGAGGCCGCGCCCGCGGTGCTGTACATCGACCTGCACCTGATCCACGAGGTCACCTCGCCGCAGGCCTTCGCCGAACTCGAAGCGCGCGGCCTCAAACCGCGCCGCACCGATCTGACCAAGGGCACGCTCGACCATTCCACCCCGACCCTGCCCGCCGGCGCCGACGGCCGTCTGCCCTACTACACCGCCGAGGCCGAGCATCAGGTCGACACCCTGCGCCGCAACTGCGCGCGCCACGGCATCGAGCTGTTCGATTTCGACAGCGCCCATCGCGGCATCGTCCACGTGATCGGCCCGGAACTGGGTCTGACCCAGCCCGGCCAGACCATCGTCTGCGGCGACAGCCACACCGCCACCCACGGTGCGTTCGGCGCGCTGGCCTTCGGCATCGGCACCAGCGAAGTCGGCCACGTGCTGGCCACCCAATGCCTGCTGCAGCGCAAGCCCAAGACCCTGGCGATCAACATCGAAGGCGAGCTGGCCCCCGGCGTCGGCGCCAAGGACCTGATCCTGCACGTGATCGGCGAAATCGGCGTCAACGGCGGCACCGGCCACGTCATCGAGTACCGCGGCTCGACCGTGCGCGCGCTGTCGATGGACGAGCGCATGACGGTGTGCAACATGTCGATCGAGGCCGGCGCCCGCGCCGGCCTGATCGCGCCGGACCGGGTCACCTACGACTATCTGGCCAAGACCCCGCGCGCGCCGCGCGGCGCCGACTTCGAGCGCGCCGTGGCGCGTTGGAGCGAGTTCAAGACCGACCCAGGCGCACGCTTCGACCGCGAAGTGCATATCGATGCGTCCACGATCAAGCCGACCCTGACCTGGGGCACGCACCCGGGCCAGGTCGCCGCGGTCGACGCGGCGTTGCCGCAGGCCGGCGACGCCGACGAGGCCAAGGCCCTGGCCTACATGGGCTTCGAAGGCGGCAGCGCGCTGGCCGGACGTCCGGTCGACGTGGTGTTCGTCGGCAGTTGCACCAACTCGCGCCTGTCCGACCTGCGCCAGGCCGCCGAGGTGCTGCGTGGCCGCCACGTGCATCCGCGCGTGCGCATGCTGGTCGTGCCCGGCTCCGAGCAGGTCAAGCGCGATGCCGAGGCCGAGGGCCTGGACGCGGTGATCCGCGCCGCCGGCGCCGAATGGCGCGAACCCGGTTGCTCGATGTGCATCGCCATGAACGGCGATCTGGTCGGCGCCGGTCAGTTGGCGGTATCGACCAGCAACCGCAATTTCGAGGGCCGCCAAGGCAAGGGTGCGCGCACTCTGCTGGCTTCGCCGCTGACCGCGGCGGCCTGCGCCGTCGCCGGACGGGTGGTCGACCCGCGCGATTACCTCGCCCATGCCGCCCAAGCCTCGGCCGTCCAGGAGGTCGCGTGATGTCCGCTTCCATCGCTTCTACCGACGCCGGCGCCGGCTTCGTCGAACTGGTCTCGCGCACCGTGGTGCTGCGCGAGCGCAACATCGACACCGACCAGATCATCCCGGCGCGCTTTCTGACCACCACCGAGCGCAAGGGCCTGGGCAAGTTCGCCTTCAACGACTGGCGCTACCTGGCCGACGGCTCGCCCAACCCGGCCTTCGAGTTCAACAAGCTCGCAAACGCCGGCGCCGCGATCCTGGTCGCCGGGCGCAATTTCGGCTGCGGCTCTTCGCGCGAACACGCGCCCTGGGCGCTGACCGACCTCGGCCTGCGCGCGGTGATCAGCAGCGAGATCGCCGACATCTTCCGCAGCAACTCGCTCAAGAACGGCCTGCTGCCGGTGGTGGTCGAGCAGGCGCTGCTCGACGAGCTGCTCGCCCGGCCGGGCATCGAGCTGCGCATCGACGTGCGCGAACGCCGCCTGCATCTGCCCGACGGGCGCTCGGTCGAGTTCCCGCTCGACGCCTTCGCCCAGACCTGCCTCATCGAGGGCGTCGACCAGCTCGGCTATCTGCTGCGCCAGCAGCAGGCGATCAATCACTACGAACAGCGCCGCGCCGCGGCGCAATCCCCATCCCAGGAGTCCTCCCATGCGCGCTGACATCGTCGTTCTGCCCGGCGACGGCATCGGTCCGGAAGTCACTGCCGCCGCGGTCGAAGTGCTGCGCGCGGTCGCGGCCCGCTACGGTCACCATTTTGAACTGCGCGAGCATGCGATCGGCGGCGCCGCGATCGACGCCAGCGGCGAGCCGCTGCCGGCGGCGACCCTGCAGGCCTGCCAGCGCGCCGACGCGGTGCTGCTGGGCGCGGTCGGCGGCCCCAAGTGGTCCGATCCGCAAGCCAAGGTCCGCCCCGAGCAAGGCCTGCTGGCGCTGCGCAAGGGACTGGGCCTGTACGCCAACCTGCGCCCGGTGCAACCGCACGCCGCCACCCTCGGCGCGTCGCCGATCAAACCGCACCTGCTGGCCGGGGTCGACCTGATGGTGGTGCGCGAACTCACCGGCGGCATCTATTTCGGCCGCAAGCAACGCAGTCCCGACGCCGCCAGCGACCTGTGCGAGTACAGCGTGGCCGAGATCGAACGGGTCGTGCGCCGCGCCTGCGAACTCGCCCGCGGCCGCCGCAAGCATGTGGTCTCGGTCGACAAGGCCAACGTGCTGGAGACCTCGCGGTTGTGGCGCGAAGTCGCGGCAAAGGTGGCGCGCGAGGAATTCCCCGACGTGACCCTGGAGCATCAGCTGGTCGATTCGATGGCGATGCATCTGATCGCCAAGCCGCGCGCGTTCGACGTGATCGTCACCGAGAACATGTTCGGCGACATCCTCACCGACGAAGCCTCGATGCTGGCCGGTTCGCTGGGCCTGCTGCCCTCGGCCTCGCTCGGCGAAGGCAAGGTCGGTCTGTACGAACCGATCCACGGTTCGGCGCCGGACATCGCCGGCCGCGGCATCGCCAACCCCTGCGGCACCATCCTCAGCGCCGCGCTGCTGCTGCGCCATTCGCTGGGCCTGGAGGCCGAGGCCGAATGCGTCGAGCGCGCGGTCGCCGCGGTGCTGGAGGCCGGCACGCTGACCGCCGACCTGGCCCCGGCCGGCCGCGCCGCGACCACCGCCGAAGTCACCGCGGCGGTGTTGGCCCAGCTCGAGCTGCCGTGTCAGGTCGCCGAGCTGCGCGATTGAGCGGAGACGACGGGCGGATGCGATGAACGCACAGCCCATTCCGCCTCCCTGAACACGCCGTATCGAACCCGTCGTATCGAACCCGCCGCGTTGCGCGGCCCATGCCACGTCCCGCGCAACGCAAGCGTCGCGCATTACAAAGAGGTCTCTCCGGCCCGTCCGTAACCCCCTTCCCGAAGCCGGGCGGCTTCGGGATTTTTTTGCCCGCGTCACAACCGCGCGATCGCGAACCCGTCACCCGCCGTTGATGTGAACCCTGGCAACAATCGCGCCACGAGCCTGTGCCATCATCCTGACGCAACCTGGGTCGGCCACGTGCGACCTGCAGACAGTCGCGGGAACGCATGACCGAAACGGACCTCAGTGTCGACCTGCTGGTGGTCGGCGGCGGCATCAACGGTGCCGCGATCGCGCGCGACGCCGCCGGCCGCGGGTGGTCGGTGCTGCTGTGCGAGCGCGACGACCTCGCCGCGCACACCTCCAGCGCCAGCACCAAGCTCATCCACGGCGGCCTGCGCTATCTGGAGCAGTACGAGTTCGCCCTGGTCGGCAAGGCCCTGGCCGAACGCAAGCGCCTGCTGCGCATGGCGCCGCACATCATCCGGCCGCTGCGCTTCGTACTGCCGCACCAGCCGCATCTGCGCCCGGCCTGGCTGATCCGCCTGGGCCTGTTCCTGTACGACCGCCTCGGCGGACGCCGCGGCCGCGGCTTGCCCGGTTCGCGCTCGGTCAACCTGCGCAAGCACATCGCCGGGCGCCCGCTGCAGGACGAATTCGTGCGCGGCTTCGTCTATTCCGACGCCTGGGTCATGGATGCGCGCCTGGTCGTGCTCAACGCGATGGACGCCGCCGAGCGCGGCGCCGACGTCCTGACCCGCACCGCCTGCGTCGCCGCGCAGCGCGAACGCGACGGCTGGCGGGTGCGCCTGCGCGGCCCCGGCGGCCGGGCCCGCGACGTGCGCGCGCGCGTGCTGGTCAATGCCGCCGGCCCCTGGGCGGCGCGCTTCCTCGACGAGGTCGCGCGGCTGCCACATGCGCGCCGGCTGCGCCTGATCAAGGGCAGCCACATCGTCGTGCCGAGGCTGTTCGATCACGACCATGCCTACATCTTCCAGCAACCCGACCGGCGCATCGTGTTCGCGATCCCCTTCGAACAGGCCTACACCCTGATCGGCACCACCGATGTCGACTACCGCGACGATCCCGCCGCGCCGCGCATCGACGAAGCCGAAACCGCCTACCTGTGCGAAGCCGCTTCGCGCTATTTCAAGCGGCCGATACGCCCGCACGACGTGGTCTGGAGCTACAGCGGCGTGCGGCCGCTGCTCGACGACGACAACGACCGGGCTTCGCAGATCACCCGCGACTACCTGCTCGATCTGGATCGCGGCGGCGCGCCGCTGCTGAACGTGTTCGGCGGCAAGCTGACCACCGCGCGCAAGCTGGCCGAAGAAGCTTGCGACCGGCTCGCCGACGATCTCGGCGCGACGCGACCGGCCTGGACCGGCGATGCGCCGCTGCCCGGCGGCGACCTGCCCGGAGCCGACTTCGACGCCTTCCACGAAGATTTCAGCCTGCGCCGGCCGTGGCTGCCGGACGCGCTGGCGCTGCGCCTGTGCCGCAGCTACGGCAGCCGCGCCTTGCGTGTGCTGGAGAACTGCGCGCGCCTGGACGACCTGGGCGACTGCTTCGGCGCCGATCTGTACGCGGTCGAAGTCGACTATCTGGTCGATTACGAATGGGCGCGCACCGCCGAGGACATCCTGTGGCGGCGCTCCAAGCTCGGCCTGCGCATCGACGCCGCGGGCGTGGAACAGTTGCAGGGCTATGTGGCGCGGCGCGTGGCCGGCCGGGCGGATGCGCAGGCGCAGGTGGGGTTCGCATGAATCCTCGTGCGCCCGCATGCGGTGCATGCGCGAGCGACGTCATCGTCGTGCCGGCACGGCCGCGCCGCCGCCCGGGTTCGGGCCGGCCCGGATCTCCTCGTCCCTTTGCATCGTCGTCCCCGCGAACGCGGGGGTCCAGGGCTTCACCGCACCAGGCACCGAAGCCTCCGGTGTCCCGCCTTCGCGGGAATGACGGCAGAACGGCGTCCCCGGCCTGACAGCCGCCTCGCAAGATCCGCCAAGCCCGCACCGCTCGCGTCCCCCAGGAGATCCATCGCGATGCCCACCCCGATGTCGCAATACCTCAGCGAATTCGTCGCCACCGGCATCCTGATCCTGCTCGGCAACGGCGTGGTCGCCGGCGCGCTGTTGAACCGCTCCAAGGCGCAGGGCGCCGGCTGGGGCGTGATCACCGCGGCCTGGGGCCTGGCGGTGCTGATCGGCATCTTCATCGCCGGTCCGACCAGCGGCGCGATCATGAATCCCGCCCTGACCCTGGCCCTGGCCGCGATCGGCAAGCTGTCCTGGTCGCTGGTCCCCGGCTTCGTCGCCGCCCAGCTCGCCGGCGCCTTCGCCGGCGCGGTGCTGGTGTGGCTGAGCTATCTCGCCCATTGGCGGCTCAGCGACGATCCCGCGGCCAAGCTGGCGATCTTCTGCACCGCACCCGCCGTGCGCGACACTCGCGCCAACCTGCTGACCGAAGCCATCGGCACCTTCGTGCTGACCTTCGCCGCGCTCGCCATCGGCGCCAACAGCCTCGCCCCCGGCCTGGGCCCGTTCGGCGTCGGCCTGTTGGTGGTGGTGATCGGCATGTCGCTCGGCGGCCCGACCGGTTACGCGATCAACCCCGCTCGCGATCTCGGCCCGCGTCTGGCCCATGCGCTGCTGCCGATCGCCGGCAAAGGCGGCTCGGACTGGGGCTATGCCTGGGTGCCGGTGGTCGCGCCGGTGGTCGGCGCGGTGGCGGGAGCGTTCGCGTTTCAGGCTGTGTATGGATGAGAAGCGGGCATGGGGAGTCGCAAGGCGTTGCGTCGCTGAATCGTTCCGACTCCCTCACTCGATTCCCTCTCTCGACTCTCGACTCTCGATTTCCGACTCCCGACCTCCGCACGAGTACCCCTATGGATAAGCCCTACATCCTGGCCATCGACCAAGGCACGACCAGCTCGCGCGCGATCCTGTTCGATCGCCAGGGCGCGGTGGTCGGCATCGCCCAACGCGAGTTCGAGCAGATCTTCCCGCGCCCGGGCTGGGTCGAGCACGATCCGCGCGAGATCCTCGCCAGCGTGCAGACCACCGCGATCGAGGTCATGACCAAGGCCCAGGTCGGCCCCGAGCAGATCGCCGGCATCGGCATCACCAATCAGCGCGAGACCACCGTGGTGTGGGACCGCCACACCGGCCAGGCGGTGCACAACGCCATCGTCTGGCAGTCGCGGCAGACCGCGGCGATTTGCGACCGGCTCAAGGCCGAGGGCTACGAGCCGCTGGTGCGCGAACGCACCGGCCTGTTGATCGACGCCTATTTCTCCGGCACCAAG is part of the Lysobacter firmicutimachus genome and encodes:
- the leuD gene encoding 3-isopropylmalate dehydratase small subunit is translated as MSASIASTDAGAGFVELVSRTVVLRERNIDTDQIIPARFLTTTERKGLGKFAFNDWRYLADGSPNPAFEFNKLANAGAAILVAGRNFGCGSSREHAPWALTDLGLRAVISSEIADIFRSNSLKNGLLPVVVEQALLDELLARPGIELRIDVRERRLHLPDGRSVEFPLDAFAQTCLIEGVDQLGYLLRQQQAINHYEQRRAAAQSPSQESSHAR
- the leuC gene encoding 3-isopropylmalate dehydratase large subunit — translated: MTSATQPSTLFDKLWDAHLVAPESEAAPAVLYIDLHLIHEVTSPQAFAELEARGLKPRRTDLTKGTLDHSTPTLPAGADGRLPYYTAEAEHQVDTLRRNCARHGIELFDFDSAHRGIVHVIGPELGLTQPGQTIVCGDSHTATHGAFGALAFGIGTSEVGHVLATQCLLQRKPKTLAINIEGELAPGVGAKDLILHVIGEIGVNGGTGHVIEYRGSTVRALSMDERMTVCNMSIEAGARAGLIAPDRVTYDYLAKTPRAPRGADFERAVARWSEFKTDPGARFDREVHIDASTIKPTLTWGTHPGQVAAVDAALPQAGDADEAKALAYMGFEGGSALAGRPVDVVFVGSCTNSRLSDLRQAAEVLRGRHVHPRVRMLVVPGSEQVKRDAEAEGLDAVIRAAGAEWREPGCSMCIAMNGDLVGAGQLAVSTSNRNFEGRQGKGARTLLASPLTAAACAVAGRVVDPRDYLAHAAQASAVQEVA
- a CDS encoding 2-isopropylmalate synthase, which gives rise to MNDTSGPVVPTDPPQQQVTIFDTSLRDGEQSPGCSMTASQKLRFAHALSELGVDVIEAGFPASSEADLEGTRAIVREVRGSTLATLARCHPGDIEACARALEGAAKPRIHVFISTSPLHRQHKLNLDKQQVTERAIAAIEQARRYVDDVEFSCEDALRTEHDYLVEICSAAVAAGARTLNIPDTVGYTTPSEIRALFEHLRGNVRDADKAVFSAHCHNDLGLAVANSLAAIEGGARQVECTINGIGERAGNCALEELVMALRVRNAYYNVGTRIDSRRLVPTSRLLSRITGMVVQRNKAIVGQNAFAHESGIHQHGMLKHRGTYEIMHPETVGWAQSQMVMGRHSGRAALSDRLQALGFSLDEARLNAVFASFKALAEKKREVFDADLEALVLGADAKAARGYRLVRAHVSTGVADGSLPTASVQLVEPDGATISEAAVGDGPVHALFAALARATGIALRIDSYNVSSVTTGDDAQGQASVTARVDGIELTGSGTSTDIIEASALAWLELANRLLRTRQQAESQPHKVAATA
- the glpD gene encoding glycerol-3-phosphate dehydrogenase, whose protein sequence is MTETDLSVDLLVVGGGINGAAIARDAAGRGWSVLLCERDDLAAHTSSASTKLIHGGLRYLEQYEFALVGKALAERKRLLRMAPHIIRPLRFVLPHQPHLRPAWLIRLGLFLYDRLGGRRGRGLPGSRSVNLRKHIAGRPLQDEFVRGFVYSDAWVMDARLVVLNAMDAAERGADVLTRTACVAAQRERDGWRVRLRGPGGRARDVRARVLVNAAGPWAARFLDEVARLPHARRLRLIKGSHIVVPRLFDHDHAYIFQQPDRRIVFAIPFEQAYTLIGTTDVDYRDDPAAPRIDEAETAYLCEAASRYFKRPIRPHDVVWSYSGVRPLLDDDNDRASQITRDYLLDLDRGGAPLLNVFGGKLTTARKLAEEACDRLADDLGATRPAWTGDAPLPGGDLPGADFDAFHEDFSLRRPWLPDALALRLCRSYGSRALRVLENCARLDDLGDCFGADLYAVEVDYLVDYEWARTAEDILWRRSKLGLRIDAAGVEQLQGYVARRVAGRADAQAQVGFA
- a CDS encoding MIP/aquaporin family protein; the protein is MPTPMSQYLSEFVATGILILLGNGVVAGALLNRSKAQGAGWGVITAAWGLAVLIGIFIAGPTSGAIMNPALTLALAAIGKLSWSLVPGFVAAQLAGAFAGAVLVWLSYLAHWRLSDDPAAKLAIFCTAPAVRDTRANLLTEAIGTFVLTFAALAIGANSLAPGLGPFGVGLLVVVIGMSLGGPTGYAINPARDLGPRLAHALLPIAGKGGSDWGYAWVPVVAPVVGAVAGAFAFQAVYG
- the leuB gene encoding 3-isopropylmalate dehydrogenase; the protein is MRADIVVLPGDGIGPEVTAAAVEVLRAVAARYGHHFELREHAIGGAAIDASGEPLPAATLQACQRADAVLLGAVGGPKWSDPQAKVRPEQGLLALRKGLGLYANLRPVQPHAATLGASPIKPHLLAGVDLMVVRELTGGIYFGRKQRSPDAASDLCEYSVAEIERVVRRACELARGRRKHVVSVDKANVLETSRLWREVAAKVAREEFPDVTLEHQLVDSMAMHLIAKPRAFDVIVTENMFGDILTDEASMLAGSLGLLPSASLGEGKVGLYEPIHGSAPDIAGRGIANPCGTILSAALLLRHSLGLEAEAECVERAVAAVLEAGTLTADLAPAGRAATTAEVTAAVLAQLELPCQVAELRD